The Vicinamibacteria bacterium genome segment GCGGAGCACTCCGCCGACAATCGCCGGGGGTACGCGACGAGCTGGATCCAGACCACGGCCACCCTGGGCATGTTCATGGCCCTCATCGTCATTGGCCTCTGTCGCTACTTCATGCCGACGGCGGACTTCGCGAATTGGGGCTGGCGCATCCCCTTCTGGTTCTCCATCCCGCTTCTGCTGATCTCGATCTATATCCGACTGAAGCTGAGCGAGTCACCGATCTTCCAGCGGATGAAGTCCCAGGGGAAGGGCTCGAAAGCGCCGCTCACGGATAGCTTCTTGAGATACCCCAACAATAAGTACGTGGCGCTGGCCCTCCTGGGCGCGACCGCCGGACAGGGTGTCGTGTGGTACACGGGCCAGTTCTACGCCCTCTTCTTCATCCAGATCTACCTCAAGCTCGATTTCATTCCCACCTACGAGCTCATCGGCCTCTCGTTGCTTTTGGGCACGCCCTTCTTCCTGGTCTTCGGCGCCCTTTCCGACCGCATCGGCCGCAAGAAGATCATCTTGGCCGGGTGCCTCATCGCGGCTGTGACCTACTTCCCCCTCTTTAAGGGCCTCACGCACTACATCAATCCCGCCCTCGAGCGGTACCAGGAGAGCACGCCGATCAGCGTGGCCGCCACGGACTGCAACTTCCACATCTTCCTGGGACCCTGGTCGCGGCAGTCGGGCTGCGACTACGTCAAGGACTTCCTGGGCAAGGCCGGGCTCTCGTTCCAGTCCATACCGGCCGCCCCCGGCGAGGCGGTGCTGGCCAAGATCGGCGACATCGAAATCAAGGGATGGCAGGAACAAGCGGGGGGCAAGACCGACGCCAAGTTCATCGCCGCCCTGCAGAGCGCGCTCAAGGCGACCAACTACCCGCCTAAAGCCGATCTCGCCCAAGTCAACTGGGTGATGGCGGAGCTGCTCCTGGTCATCATGGTGATCTACGTGACCATGGTGTACGGGCCCATCGCCGCCTTCCTGGTCGAGCTGTTCCCAACCCGGATCCGCTACACCTCGATGTCCCTGCCCTACCACATCGGCAACGGCTGGTT includes the following:
- a CDS encoding MFS transporter, with protein sequence MDGTAAATAAPSKDLATPRSEERRVIFASSLGTVFEWYDFYLYAILAPFFAGLFFPPGNQTAALLGAFGAYAAGFLVRPFGALIFGRVGDLVGRKYTFLVTIVVMGISTVLVGFMPKYATLGFAAPIILVALRLAQGLALGGEYGGAATYVAEHSADNRRGYATSWIQTTATLGMFMALIVIGLCRYFMPTADFANWGWRIPFWFSIPLLLISIYIRLKLSESPIFQRMKSQGKGSKAPLTDSFLRYPNNKYVALALLGATAGQGVVWYTGQFYALFFIQIYLKLDFIPTYELIGLSLLLGTPFFLVFGALSDRIGRKKIILAGCLIAAVTYFPLFKGLTHYINPALERYQESTPISVAATDCNFHIFLGPWSRQSGCDYVKDFLGKAGLSFQSIPAAPGEAVLAKIGDIEIKGWQEQAGGKTDAKFIAALQSALKATNYPPKADLAQVNWVMAELLLVIMVIYVTMVYGPIAAFLVELFPTRIRYTSMSLPYHIGNGWFGGMLPLLATAMVAASGDIYNGLWYPIWVAIMTFVIGSLFVKETKDHKLQEDF